In a genomic window of Flavobacterium lipolyticum:
- a CDS encoding bifunctional 3-deoxy-7-phosphoheptulonate synthase/chorismate mutase type II — MENKKEMRKWLEDFNLNHPLVIAGPCSAETEDQVLKIARELKDSKVSVFRAGIWKPRTRPGGFEGVGEIGLKWLQKAKAETGLLMGTEVATAAHCKLALEHDIDVLWVGARTTANPFAVQEIADTLKGTDKIVLVKNPVNPDLALWLGGVERLHMAGIEKLGVIHRGFSTYEKTKYRNIPEWQIAIELQNKFPDLPLIIDPSHITGNRNMIFEVTQEALDLNYDGMIIETHYDPDNAWSDAAQQVTPDALKQIIKDLTIRKTDDTTDEYNQKMKKLRANIDVLDANLLELLGKRMKVADEIGQVKKDANVAILQNNRWNEILGKMILEGEKKGLTEEFVLRMFKAIHQESIGHQEKVFNA, encoded by the coding sequence ATGGAAAATAAGAAAGAAATGAGAAAGTGGTTAGAAGATTTCAATTTAAATCACCCACTTGTGATAGCAGGACCATGCAGCGCAGAAACAGAAGATCAGGTATTGAAGATTGCACGTGAGTTGAAAGATTCAAAAGTTAGCGTATTCAGAGCGGGAATCTGGAAACCAAGAACGCGTCCGGGAGGATTTGAAGGTGTTGGAGAAATTGGTTTGAAATGGTTACAAAAAGCGAAAGCTGAAACCGGTTTATTAATGGGAACTGAAGTAGCAACTGCAGCACACTGTAAATTGGCTTTAGAACACGATATCGACGTTTTATGGGTGGGTGCCCGTACAACGGCAAACCCTTTTGCAGTTCAGGAAATTGCAGATACTTTGAAAGGAACAGATAAAATCGTTTTGGTTAAAAACCCGGTAAACCCTGATTTAGCTTTATGGTTAGGTGGTGTAGAGCGTTTGCACATGGCCGGAATCGAAAAATTAGGGGTGATTCACAGAGGATTTTCGACTTACGAAAAAACAAAATACAGAAACATTCCGGAATGGCAAATTGCAATCGAATTGCAAAATAAATTCCCTGATTTACCATTAATCATCGATCCGTCTCATATTACAGGAAACCGTAACATGATTTTCGAAGTGACTCAGGAAGCTTTGGATTTGAATTACGATGGTATGATTATCGAAACGCATTACGATCCGGACAATGCCTGGAGTGATGCCGCTCAACAAGTAACTCCGGATGCTTTGAAACAAATCATAAAAGATTTGACCATCAGAAAAACAGATGATACTACAGACGAGTACAACCAAAAAATGAAGAAATTAAGAGCAAACATTGACGTTTTGGATGCTAACTTATTAGAGTTGCTAGGAAAACGTATGAAAGTTGCTGATGAAATTGGACAGGTGAAAAAAGACGCAAACGTTGCGATTCTTCAAAACAATCGTTGGAATGAAATCTTAGGAAAAATGATTCTGGAAGGAGAGAAAAAAGGACTTACCGAAGAATTTGTTTTGAGAATGTTTAAAGCAATTCACCAGGAAAGTATTGGTCATCAGGAAAAAGTTTTCAATGCATAA
- a CDS encoding prephenate dehydrogenase, which produces MKIYVIGIGLIGGSMVLDIKDQHPNAAVFGIDSNEKHLQEAIDLGVIDQEGHFEDLSGADFVIVSVPVDVALTVLPKVLDLVGDKTIVFEVGSTKKPICDAVASHPKRRNFIATHPIAGTEFSGPSAAIRGLFKGKTNIICEVEKTTFKLQEKALKLFSEIGMRIRYMDPVSHDKHIAYVSHLSHISSFMLGKTVMNKEKDEQDIFDMAGSGFESTVRLAKSSPAMWTPIFEQNKEYVLETLEAYISNLSRFRDLLKEEDYSAIFEEMESTNKIKEILNGLTIKK; this is translated from the coding sequence ATGAAAATATACGTAATAGGAATAGGATTAATTGGCGGTTCGATGGTGTTGGACATCAAGGACCAACATCCAAATGCAGCTGTTTTTGGAATTGACAGTAACGAAAAACACCTGCAGGAAGCAATTGATTTAGGAGTTATTGATCAGGAAGGACATTTTGAAGATTTGTCAGGAGCTGATTTTGTAATTGTTTCGGTTCCTGTAGATGTGGCGCTAACGGTTTTACCAAAAGTATTGGATTTAGTGGGAGACAAAACAATTGTTTTTGAAGTTGGGTCGACTAAAAAACCAATTTGCGATGCAGTAGCGAGTCATCCGAAACGAAGAAATTTTATTGCTACACATCCAATTGCCGGTACAGAGTTCTCAGGGCCTTCGGCGGCGATAAGAGGGTTGTTTAAAGGGAAAACGAATATTATTTGTGAGGTGGAAAAAACCACTTTTAAATTGCAGGAAAAGGCATTGAAGCTTTTCAGCGAAATAGGAATGAGGATTCGATACATGGATCCGGTTTCGCACGACAAACATATTGCTTATGTGTCGCATTTATCTCACATCAGCTCATTTATGCTTGGGAAAACGGTAATGAACAAAGAAAAAGACGAACAGGATATTTTTGATATGGCGGGAAGCGGATTTGAAAGTACAGTGCGTCTGGCCAAAAGTTCTCCCGCGATGTGGACACCCATTTTTGAGCAGAATAAAGAATACGTTCTCGAAACTTTAGAAGCATACATTTCAAATCTCAGTCGGTTTAGGGATTTGCTGAAAGAAGAAGATTATAGCGCCATTTTTGAAGAAATGGAAAGCACCAATAAAATTAAAGAAATACTAAACGGATTAACAATTAAAAAATAA
- a CDS encoding DUF7151 family protein codes for MKRIHLLCLIISISFTACEGDEGSQGSNGVNTLVNMSVENPGINCENGGLKIETGLDNNFNGILDGNEVQNTKYVCNGINGKNSLTTVIKEPKGVSCENGGIKINSGLDLNKNGVLEENEITSTAYVCNGTDGNTNLTRTTNENSGGNCGNGGLKVEYGLDLNKDGVLDDNEVKYKTYVCNGLNGNLSLVNITDEAKGGTCGNGGVKIESGIDLNNNKILDNSEIQVTKYVCNGNGGIVFVEVRVSLPTVNPLFVNATTKGIRFDIRDFKDVKSVVLEASPYVGNSNNYALVELYNITDGKVIANSLVRSNNLPNAIKYLESNEILNELPQKEVKLGVKLSSEVYGQYSDVYDSYLVLRSE; via the coding sequence ATGAAAAGAATACACCTACTTTGTTTAATTATATCAATTTCTTTTACTGCCTGTGAAGGTGATGAGGGATCGCAAGGATCAAACGGAGTAAACACTTTAGTAAATATGTCGGTTGAAAATCCAGGAATCAATTGTGAAAATGGAGGATTAAAAATTGAAACAGGATTAGATAATAATTTTAATGGGATATTAGATGGTAATGAAGTTCAAAATACAAAATATGTTTGTAATGGTATAAATGGAAAAAACAGCTTAACTACTGTGATCAAAGAGCCTAAAGGGGTAAGTTGTGAAAATGGGGGGATAAAAATAAATTCCGGATTGGATCTTAATAAAAATGGTGTTTTAGAAGAAAATGAAATAACTTCTACCGCATATGTTTGCAATGGAACAGATGGAAATACGAATTTAACAAGAACTACTAATGAAAATTCAGGAGGTAATTGTGGAAATGGAGGATTAAAAGTTGAGTATGGATTAGATTTAAATAAAGATGGGGTCCTAGATGATAACGAAGTTAAATACAAAACATATGTATGTAATGGTTTAAATGGAAATCTCAGTCTTGTTAATATTACAGATGAAGCTAAGGGAGGTACTTGTGGGAATGGTGGAGTAAAAATAGAATCGGGCATTGATTTAAATAATAATAAAATATTAGATAATTCAGAAATTCAAGTTACAAAATATGTTTGTAACGGAAATGGAGGAATTGTATTTGTAGAAGTTCGAGTGAGTTTGCCTACTGTAAATCCATTATTTGTTAATGCAACTACAAAAGGGATTAGATTTGATATTAGAGATTTCAAAGATGTAAAGTCAGTTGTTCTTGAGGCGAGTCCTTATGTTGGTAATTCTAATAATTATGCATTAGTAGAACTTTATAACATCACAGATGGTAAAGTAATAGCAAATAGTTTAGTTAGAAGCAATAATTTGCCGAACGCCATAAAATATTTAGAATCAAATGAAATTTTAAATGAACTTCCTCAAAAAGAAGTAAAATTGGGAGTAAAATTGAGCTCTGAGGTTTATGGACAATATTCGGATGTGTATGATTCTTATCTTGTGTTGAGAAGTGAATAA
- a CDS encoding pyridoxal phosphate-dependent aminotransferase: MITTAKRLDTVEEYYFSSKLREVRQLQSEGKPIINMGIGSPDLSPSKAVIEAVAAAIQEENGHGYQSYQGLPELRKGMADFYQNQFGVVLNPNNEILPLMGSKEGIMHISLAFLNEGDQVLIPNPGYPTYTSVTNLVGAVPVYYDLKEANSWEPDFEALEKLELEKVKLMWLGYPHMPTGARGSLTLFEKLVAFAKKHNILLVNDNPYSFVLNDNPMSLLQVEGAKDVALELNSLSKTFNMAGWRVGMVLGKPEIIDAVLKVKSNMDSGMFYGIQKGAVAALNCDKSWFDDQNVIYRRRRELTEKLAEKLGCEVYKEGVGLFVWAKLPEGIASAEKFIDEILYEKHIFITPGTIFGSNGEGYIRFSLCVKEEKVQEAIERF; this comes from the coding sequence ATGATCACAACAGCAAAACGATTAGATACAGTTGAAGAATACTACTTCTCCTCAAAATTGAGAGAAGTTCGTCAACTGCAATCTGAAGGGAAACCTATCATCAATATGGGCATCGGAAGCCCTGATTTGAGTCCGTCTAAAGCAGTAATTGAAGCGGTAGCCGCAGCAATTCAGGAGGAAAACGGGCATGGCTATCAAAGCTATCAGGGATTGCCGGAATTGAGAAAAGGAATGGCTGATTTTTATCAGAACCAGTTTGGTGTTGTGTTGAATCCGAATAATGAAATTTTGCCTTTGATGGGTTCGAAAGAAGGAATTATGCACATTTCGTTAGCATTTTTAAATGAAGGCGATCAGGTTTTAATTCCGAATCCGGGTTACCCAACTTATACTTCGGTAACCAATTTGGTTGGAGCAGTTCCGGTTTATTATGATTTGAAAGAGGCTAACTCCTGGGAGCCTGATTTTGAAGCTTTAGAGAAATTAGAGCTGGAGAAAGTAAAACTGATGTGGCTGGGTTATCCTCACATGCCTACGGGTGCAAGAGGAAGCTTGACGTTATTTGAAAAACTGGTTGCTTTTGCTAAAAAACACAACATACTATTGGTTAACGATAATCCGTATAGTTTTGTTTTGAATGATAATCCAATGAGTTTGCTGCAGGTTGAAGGCGCAAAGGATGTAGCTTTAGAATTGAATTCATTGAGTAAAACATTTAATATGGCCGGCTGGAGAGTGGGGATGGTTTTAGGGAAACCTGAAATTATCGATGCTGTTTTGAAAGTAAAAAGCAATATGGACAGCGGTATGTTTTACGGAATTCAGAAAGGCGCTGTCGCAGCTTTAAATTGCGATAAAAGTTGGTTCGATGATCAGAATGTAATTTACAGACGTCGTAGAGAATTAACGGAAAAATTAGCAGAGAAATTAGGCTGCGAAGTTTATAAAGAAGGTGTAGGTTTATTTGTCTGGGCAAAACTTCCGGAAGGAATAGCATCAGCAGAGAAGTTCATCGATGAAATATTATACGAGAAACACATTTTTATCACGCCGGGAACTATTTTCGGAAGCAACGGCGAAGGATACATCAGATTCTCATTGTGTGTAAAAGAAGAAAAAGTACAAGAAGCAATAGAGCGATTTTAG
- a CDS encoding prephenate dehydratase, producing MTTKIAIQGIKGSFHHQVVKEYFSENVDIDECLSFEELIDSLLSGKSEQAVMAIENSIAGPIIPNYALIDKNNIHIIGEHYLNIHQNLMALKGQKIVDIKEVHSHPMALLQCMDFLKQYPNIKLVEDKDTAETARRIQEKQLTGIAAIASKTASEMYNLEIIAPEIQTIKNNMTRFVIIKKQNSFLPENEINRASIKFELDHKRGSLAAVLNVMSDCKLNLTKIQSLPKIETPWKYAFFVDVTFEKYEDFAKAKSLLNIMAEYFKVLGEYKNTKPLSES from the coding sequence ATGACAACGAAAATTGCAATACAAGGTATTAAAGGATCTTTTCACCATCAGGTAGTGAAGGAGTATTTCTCTGAAAATGTGGATATTGATGAGTGTTTGTCTTTTGAAGAATTAATTGACAGTCTGCTTTCAGGAAAATCAGAGCAGGCAGTAATGGCTATCGAAAATTCGATTGCGGGACCAATTATTCCAAATTATGCTTTGATTGATAAGAATAATATTCACATTATCGGAGAGCATTATTTGAATATTCACCAAAATTTAATGGCTTTAAAAGGTCAGAAAATTGTGGACATAAAAGAGGTTCATTCGCATCCGATGGCCTTATTGCAGTGTATGGATTTTTTGAAACAATATCCAAATATTAAATTGGTTGAGGATAAAGATACGGCCGAAACAGCAAGAAGAATTCAGGAAAAACAATTGACCGGAATCGCAGCGATCGCAAGTAAAACGGCTTCAGAAATGTACAATTTAGAAATTATCGCTCCTGAAATCCAAACCATCAAAAACAATATGACCCGCTTTGTAATCATTAAAAAGCAGAATTCATTTTTGCCGGAAAATGAAATCAACAGAGCCTCAATTAAATTTGAACTGGATCATAAGAGAGGCAGTCTGGCAGCGGTTTTAAATGTAATGAGTGACTGCAAATTGAATTTGACGAAAATTCAGTCGCTTCCAAAAATTGAAACACCTTGGAAATATGCGTTTTTTGTAGACGTAACCTTTGAGAAATACGAGGATTTTGCAAAAGCCAAATCGTTATTAAACATTATGGCAGAATATTTTAAAGTATTGGGAGAATACAAAAACACAAAACCTTTAAGTGAGTCTTAA
- a CDS encoding addiction module protein produces the protein MEIKNLSKYSNAEKIVLAEQLWDSVSKDDLEISDDVKRELDIRIQNLEEGKSELYSWEEVQAHLKAIKNKF, from the coding sequence ATGGAAATTAAAAATCTATCTAAATATAGTAATGCCGAAAAAATTGTTTTGGCAGAGCAATTGTGGGACAGTGTTTCTAAAGATGATTTAGAAATTTCTGATGATGTTAAAAGAGAATTAGATATTCGGATACAAAACTTAGAAGAAGGAAAGTCAGAATTGTATTCTTGGGAAGAGGTTCAGGCTCATTTGAAAGCTATAAAAAATAAATTTTGA